The DNA sequence CGGGGCGACTAGCCTGGAAGCAGAGCGGAGATCATGAGCAATACGGCAGAACGAACGTCGCGGTGGCGGGTGCTTCCGGGGCGCGCGAACATCGTGCTGTGGGTAGCGGTCGGTGCATTCTCCGTCGCGCTTCTCGCGGTTTCTGCCCCTCTTGGCGTCACCGTTTATGACGTGCCTGTCGTCACGGCACTGCTGTTCTCGCTGGTTCTCGCCGGCGCGGTTCCGCTTGCCCTGCTGTTACCGTGGGGCGGCGTTGCCGCCGCTCTTGTGAGTGCCACCGCACTGACAAGCGGAGCGGCATTCACCATCGAGGCGCCATGGCCGGTATCGGTCACCACAACCATCGCCGTCTCCCTGATCTGGCTCCTGGTCGGATGGCGGACGCGCTGGTTTGTCGTCACGATTGGCTGGTTTGGTGCTGTCTTGCTGGTCATCGTCTCGACGGCGGAGGCGCTCAGCGCGAATGCGCCAAGCGGCGCGATCATCGCAGACCTTGTCGTATTCGCTGCCTCATCGCTCGTGATGGCGCTGGCAGGCATCATCCTGCGCAATTGGGAGATTGTGGGCGCCCAACTCGTCGCCGAGCGCGCACTTTCGGCAGCTGAAATCGCCCAGCGCGAGGCCGCAGAAGAAAAAGCCCGCATCGCTCGCGAACTGCACGATGTCGTCGCACACGGCATGTCGGCAATCCAGGTTCGCGCCGCAAGTGCGCGCTACCGCCTCTCCAACCTGCCACCAGACGCGATCGCCGAGTTCGACGACATCGCCGCCACCGCGCGCGCCTCAATGGCAGACATGCGCTCCATCCTGGGCGTGCTGCGTGATGAAAGTTCCGGGGCGGCCTCGAACCCACAGCCCACGCTTGCCGATCTGTCTTCCCTCGTTGATCGCGCCCGCGACCTCGCAACCATCAC is a window from the Microbacterium sp. NC79 genome containing:
- a CDS encoding sensor histidine kinase produces the protein MSNTAERTSRWRVLPGRANIVLWVAVGAFSVALLAVSAPLGVTVYDVPVVTALLFSLVLAGAVPLALLLPWGGVAAALVSATALTSGAAFTIEAPWPVSVTTTIAVSLIWLLVGWRTRWFVVTIGWFGAVLLVIVSTAEALSANAPSGAIIADLVVFAASSLVMALAGIILRNWEIVGAQLVAERALSAAEIAQREAAEEKARIARELHDVVAHGMSAIQVRAASARYRLSNLPPDAIAEFDDIAATARASMADMRSILGVLRDESSGAASNPQPTLADLSSLVDRARDLATITVTGEWNLATAERTDPLLGLTVYRAVQEALSNAARHAPGAPITITWDESSTNRAFTVANAASTRVIDGSRAPEHNQSTLRGGQGLRGMRERLQVLNGTVQTDTLTDGGFAVRVTIPRDTTRGVSL